Proteins from a genomic interval of Chroococcidiopsis thermalis PCC 7203:
- a CDS encoding type II toxin-antitoxin system HicB family antitoxin, whose product MTTFTAIVERDRDTQLYVGYVPGFPGAHSQGETLDELQENLREVIEMLLEDEKPIFQTEFVGIQQIAVR is encoded by the coding sequence ATGACAACCTTTACTGCGATCGTCGAGAGAGATAGGGATACTCAACTTTATGTAGGATATGTTCCTGGTTTTCCTGGAGCGCATTCCCAAGGCGAAACTCTCGATGAGTTACAAGAGAATCTACGTGAGGTCATTGAAATGCTTCTGGAAGATGAAAAACCTATTTTCCAAACCGAGTTTGTTGGAATTCAACAAATTGCAGTTCGGTAG
- the ilvB gene encoding biosynthetic-type acetolactate synthase large subunit, with translation MSTTPLVTPKRATGAYALIDSLKRHGVEHIFGYPGGAILPIYDELYRAEAAGGIQHILVRHEQGAAHAADGYARATGKVGVCFGTSGPGATNLVTGIATAHMDSIPMVIITGQVSRAAIGTDGFQETDIYGITLPIVKHSYVVRDPADMARIVAEAFYIASTGRPGPVLVDVPKDVGLEEFDYVPVEPGTVRLTGYRPTVKGNPRQIVQAVQLIRESQRPLLYVGGGAIASGAHAEIRQLAEMFQIPVTTTLMGKGIFDEHNSLAVGMLGMHGTAYANFAVSECDLLIAVGARFDDRVTGKLDEFASRAKVIHIDIDPAEVGKNRAPEVPIVGDVRTVLVELLRRCQETGGCQNPNQTQAWLKRIESWKEDYPLIVPRHADRLSPQEVIVELSQQAPNAYYTTDVGQHQMWSAQFLKNGPRRWISSAGLGTMGFGMPAAMGAKVALPDEEVICISGDASFQMNLQELGTLAQFGINVKTVIINNGWQGMVRQWQQAFYGERYSSSNMEPSMPDFELLAKAYGIKGMVVSTREELATAIAQMLAHDGPVLMDVHVNREENCYPMVPPGKSNAQMVGLPKQPKAEKAVEVVHCSNCGAQNLSRNNFCPECGTKI, from the coding sequence ATTTCTACTACGCCTCTAGTTACGCCCAAACGGGCGACTGGGGCTTATGCTCTAATTGACAGTCTCAAGCGTCACGGAGTCGAACATATTTTTGGCTATCCTGGCGGAGCAATTTTACCAATTTACGATGAGCTATATCGGGCGGAGGCTGCTGGTGGGATTCAACATATTTTGGTCAGACACGAACAAGGCGCAGCTCATGCAGCTGATGGCTATGCCCGTGCTACTGGTAAAGTAGGCGTGTGTTTTGGCACTTCTGGACCTGGGGCAACTAACCTAGTGACAGGAATTGCTACAGCCCATATGGACTCGATTCCGATGGTGATTATAACGGGACAAGTCTCCCGCGCCGCAATTGGCACGGATGGGTTTCAGGAAACTGATATTTATGGCATTACCCTGCCAATCGTCAAACATTCCTACGTGGTGCGCGATCCCGCTGATATGGCGAGGATTGTGGCGGAAGCTTTCTACATAGCTAGTACGGGTAGACCAGGACCAGTTTTGGTTGACGTGCCGAAAGATGTGGGGCTAGAAGAATTTGACTACGTACCTGTAGAACCAGGAACGGTGAGGTTGACTGGGTATCGCCCTACTGTCAAGGGAAATCCCCGCCAAATCGTGCAAGCAGTGCAGTTGATCCGGGAGAGCCAGCGCCCATTACTATATGTGGGAGGAGGCGCGATCGCCTCTGGCGCACATGCAGAAATTCGACAACTGGCAGAAATGTTCCAAATTCCCGTCACCACAACTTTGATGGGCAAAGGGATTTTTGACGAACACAATTCCTTGGCTGTGGGAATGTTGGGAATGCACGGTACGGCATACGCCAATTTTGCCGTGAGTGAGTGCGATTTATTAATTGCTGTTGGGGCAAGATTTGACGATCGCGTGACTGGTAAATTAGATGAGTTTGCTTCCCGCGCTAAAGTCATCCACATCGATATCGATCCGGCGGAAGTTGGCAAAAACCGCGCCCCAGAAGTGCCAATTGTCGGCGACGTGCGGACAGTTTTAGTCGAGTTGCTGCGGCGATGTCAGGAAACAGGGGGATGTCAAAATCCTAACCAAACTCAAGCATGGCTCAAGCGAATCGAGAGTTGGAAAGAAGATTATCCTCTAATCGTGCCGCGTCACGCCGATCGCCTCTCACCCCAAGAGGTGATTGTAGAACTGAGCCAGCAAGCACCGAATGCTTACTACACTACCGATGTCGGACAGCATCAAATGTGGTCGGCGCAATTTTTGAAAAATGGTCCCCGTCGCTGGATCTCCAGTGCTGGGTTGGGGACGATGGGCTTTGGAATGCCTGCGGCTATGGGTGCGAAGGTGGCATTGCCCGATGAAGAGGTGATCTGCATTAGTGGCGATGCCAGTTTCCAAATGAATTTACAAGAGCTGGGAACTTTGGCACAATTTGGCATTAATGTCAAGACCGTAATTATCAATAACGGTTGGCAGGGAATGGTACGTCAGTGGCAACAAGCATTCTACGGAGAGCGTTATTCTTCCTCGAATATGGAACCATCAATGCCAGATTTCGAGCTGCTGGCTAAAGCTTACGGCATTAAAGGAATGGTAGTTTCTACGCGAGAAGAATTAGCTACGGCGATCGCCCAAATGCTAGCTCACGATGGTCCCGTCTTGATGGACGTGCATGTCAATCGCGAAGAGAACTGCTACCCAATGGTTCCTCCTGGTAAGAGCAACGCTCAAATGGTAGGTTTACCAAAACAACCTAAAGCTGAAAAAGCTGTAGAGGTCGTCCATTGCAGCAATTGCGGCGCACAAAATCTCTCGCGCAATAACTTCTGTCCTGAGTGTGGCACGAAGATTTAA
- the dacB gene encoding D-alanyl-D-alanine carboxypeptidase/D-alanyl-D-alanine endopeptidase has product MMKSALRDIVKPVSLLLTIANAQIYLMLPAIANKIPHASLPHASLNASFKIVQQPLRNATNAICPAQLETAIATAIDRPQLNRARWGILVQTVNRGDLLYSRDAQNYFIPASNVKLFTTAAALQRLGSQFQIRTSVYPTIAGGLRVIGRGDPSLTDIQLQALAKQVKQQQFHRISQLVAEDDYFQGAIVNPSWQWEDIQADYGAPVNSLILNQNTVKLTAIPQQVGQPLRLNWSDLREGMQWQIENEAIAVPASKSSLNVSRDSGAAILKVTGQMGIDAPSESINLAVVDPKAHFLRHFQRSLAQAGITLSPGNELVQQQERQSTLGLREIAFVVSPPLSELLVETNQQSNNLYAEALLRILGVRVQLTPTTRSTAEIGLQNVKETLTTLGVDPTGYVLADGSGLSRQNLASPVAIAQTLRVMANSPLATVYRTSLPIAGVSGTLKSRFQGTTAQGIVLAKTGTMSGVVALSGYINSPNYEPLVFSIIVNQSDQPTSVLRQTIDRIVLFLTRLQRC; this is encoded by the coding sequence ATGATGAAATCTGCTCTTAGAGATATTGTCAAACCAGTTAGCCTACTGCTAACAATTGCCAACGCTCAGATCTACTTGATGTTGCCAGCCATAGCCAATAAGATTCCACACGCATCTTTACCACATGCATCTTTAAATGCATCCTTCAAAATTGTCCAGCAGCCTTTACGTAACGCAACAAATGCCATTTGTCCAGCTCAATTAGAAACAGCGATCGCCACGGCGATCGATCGCCCCCAACTCAATCGCGCCCGTTGGGGAATTCTAGTCCAAACCGTGAATCGCGGCGATCTGCTATACAGCCGGGACGCTCAAAACTATTTCATTCCAGCATCTAACGTCAAATTATTCACAACCGCTGCCGCTTTGCAAAGACTGGGTTCGCAATTTCAAATTCGCACTTCTGTTTATCCCACGATCGCAGGTGGTTTACGAGTTATCGGTCGCGGCGACCCTAGCTTAACCGACATCCAGTTGCAAGCATTAGCAAAACAGGTAAAACAGCAGCAATTTCATCGCATCAGCCAGTTAGTGGCAGAAGATGATTATTTTCAAGGTGCGATCGTTAACCCCAGCTGGCAATGGGAAGATATACAAGCAGACTATGGCGCACCTGTCAATAGTTTGATTTTGAATCAAAATACTGTCAAGTTAACTGCGATACCACAACAAGTCGGTCAACCCCTACGCCTCAATTGGTCTGACTTGAGAGAGGGTATGCAATGGCAGATCGAAAATGAAGCGATCGCCGTTCCCGCGTCTAAATCTTCCCTTAACGTCAGCCGCGACTCAGGTGCAGCAATACTCAAAGTCACCGGACAGATGGGAATTGATGCACCATCTGAATCAATAAATTTAGCGGTGGTCGATCCAAAAGCGCATTTTTTACGTCACTTTCAGCGCAGTCTTGCCCAAGCAGGAATTACGTTATCACCTGGGAACGAGCTAGTGCAACAACAAGAGCGGCAGTCTACCCTCGGACTGCGGGAGATAGCATTTGTCGTCTCGCCACCGCTATCAGAGTTATTAGTGGAGACAAATCAACAGAGTAACAATCTCTATGCTGAAGCTTTATTGAGAATACTGGGAGTGAGGGTACAGCTAACGCCTACGACACGATCGACGGCTGAAATTGGCTTGCAGAATGTCAAAGAGACTTTGACTACCTTGGGTGTCGATCCTACTGGTTACGTGCTGGCAGATGGCTCGGGGTTATCGCGGCAAAATTTAGCTAGTCCAGTTGCGATCGCCCAAACTCTCAGAGTGATGGCAAATTCACCCCTTGCTACTGTATATCGTACCTCTTTACCGATAGCTGGCGTGAGCGGCACTCTGAAAAGTCGCTTTCAGGGTACAACTGCGCAAGGAATTGTCTTAGCAAAAACAGGGACGATGAGTGGTGTTGTTGCTTTGTCTGGATATATCAATTCTCCCAATTACGAACCTTTAGTTTTTAGTATTATTGTCAATCAATCTGACCAGCCTACATCAGTTTTGCGACAGACAATCGATCGCATCGTGTTGTTTTTAACTCGTTTGCAGCGCTGTTAG
- a CDS encoding ABC transporter ATP-binding protein, with protein MRSEVAQLRLEGVSLAATIGSQYLLQDISFEAFPGDRIAIIGASGAGKTSLLRIVNRLSEPTAGSIYLEEKEYHQIPAIQLRQQVTLVMQESKLLGMTVREALQYPLVLRKMPRSQIQQQIAYWMERLNIPEDWLEKTELQLSVGQKQLVAIARALATQPKILLLDEPTSALDAGKASHLIEVLIQLADSGQTTILMVNHQLELAKQFCTQVLFLQAGRLSQNASNSSQLDWDKLKANLIQAETKATQEWH; from the coding sequence GTGAGGAGTGAGGTAGCACAATTAAGACTAGAAGGAGTCAGCCTAGCTGCAACAATAGGTTCTCAGTACTTATTGCAGGATATTTCCTTTGAGGCATTTCCAGGCGATCGCATTGCAATTATCGGTGCTTCTGGAGCGGGAAAAACATCTTTGTTGCGGATTGTCAATCGCCTCAGCGAACCTACAGCCGGATCGATTTATTTAGAAGAGAAAGAATATCATCAAATTCCCGCAATTCAGTTGCGCCAACAAGTGACGCTAGTAATGCAAGAATCAAAACTATTGGGAATGACGGTCAGAGAGGCTTTGCAATACCCTCTAGTTTTACGCAAAATGCCGCGATCGCAAATTCAGCAGCAAATTGCCTATTGGATGGAACGGCTAAATATCCCTGAAGACTGGTTAGAAAAGACGGAACTACAACTTTCAGTCGGACAAAAACAACTCGTTGCGATCGCCCGTGCTTTAGCTACCCAACCGAAAATTCTTTTACTCGACGAACCAACTTCTGCTTTGGATGCAGGTAAAGCATCTCATTTAATCGAAGTATTAATCCAACTAGCAGATAGCGGTCAAACAACAATATTAATGGTCAATCATCAACTCGAATTAGCTAAACAATTTTGTACGCAAGTGTTATTCCTGCAAGCAGGACGTTTGAGCCAAAATGCGTCCAATTCTAGTCAACTTGACTGGGACAAATTAAAAGCGAATTTAATCCAAGCTGAAACAAAAGCAACCCAAGAATGGCACTAA
- a CDS encoding LON peptidase substrate-binding domain-containing protein, with product MTSSSQIAVRELPLFPLPEVVLFPNRPLPLHIFEFRYRIMMNTILESDRRFGVLLWDPVQGQPARVGCCAEIIQYQRLPDDRMRVATLGQQRFRVLEYVREKPYKVGLVEWIEDNPPQKDLRPLAREVEQLLRDVVRLSAKLTEQEIDLPENIPDLPTELSYWVASNLYGVAAEQQTLLEMQDTAARLEREADILKSTRNHLAARTVLKDTFEA from the coding sequence ATGACATCTTCTTCTCAAATAGCGGTGCGAGAACTCCCACTGTTTCCATTGCCAGAGGTAGTGCTTTTTCCCAATCGCCCCCTACCTCTACACATTTTTGAGTTCCGCTACCGAATTATGATGAATACAATTCTAGAAAGCGATCGCCGCTTTGGGGTACTATTGTGGGATCCCGTGCAAGGTCAACCTGCTAGAGTTGGATGCTGCGCTGAAATTATTCAGTATCAGCGTTTACCGGACGACCGGATGAGAGTAGCTACTCTCGGACAGCAGCGGTTTCGGGTCTTGGAATACGTGCGAGAAAAACCTTACAAAGTTGGTTTAGTGGAATGGATTGAAGACAATCCACCACAAAAAGACCTTAGACCTTTGGCACGAGAAGTAGAGCAACTGCTGCGAGATGTGGTTAGGCTATCTGCTAAATTGACAGAACAGGAGATAGATTTACCAGAAAATATTCCCGATTTACCTACAGAATTATCCTACTGGGTAGCCAGCAATCTTTACGGTGTCGCAGCAGAACAGCAAACACTGTTAGAAATGCAAGATACGGCGGCGCGGCTAGAGCGGGAAGCAGATATTCTTAAGTCTACGCGCAATCATTTAGCAGCAAGAACGGTGTTGAAAGATACTTTTGAAGCTTGA
- the rpsJ gene encoding 30S ribosomal protein S10 encodes MATLQQQKIRIRLQAFDRRLLDTSCEKIVDTANRTNATAIGPIPLPTKRRIYCVLRSPHVDKDSREHFETRTHRRIIDIYQPSSKTIDALMKLDLPAGVDIEVKL; translated from the coding sequence ATGGCTACCCTTCAGCAGCAAAAAATTCGCATCCGCTTACAAGCTTTTGACCGCCGCTTACTCGATACCTCTTGCGAGAAGATTGTTGATACGGCAAACCGGACAAACGCTACAGCTATCGGTCCAATTCCCTTACCTACAAAGCGCCGCATTTATTGCGTGCTGCGATCGCCCCACGTTGATAAAGATTCTAGAGAGCATTTTGAAACTCGCACTCATCGCCGAATTATTGACATTTACCAACCTTCTTCTAAAACAATTGACGCTTTAATGAAACTCGACTTACCTGCGGGTGTAGATATTGAAGTCAAGCTGTAA
- the tuf gene encoding elongation factor Tu: MARAKFERTKPHVNIGTIGHVDHGKTTLTAAITMTLAALGQAKARKYDDIDAAPEEKARGITINTAHVEYETENRHYAHVDCPGHADYVKNMITGAAQMDGAILVVSAADGPMPQTREHILLAKQVGVPNIVVFLNKVDMVDDEELLELVELEVRELLSSYDFPGDDIPIVKGSGLQALETMIKAPTTARGDNEWVDKIYELMDAVDSYIPTPERDVDKPFLMAVEDVFSISGRGTVATGRIERGKVKVGETVELVGIRGTRSTTVTGVEMFQKTLDEGMAGDNVGVLLRGLKKEDIERGMVIAKPGSITPHTQFESEVYVLTDKEGGRKTPFFAGYRPQFYVRTTDVTGTITAFTADDGSAAEMVMPGDRVKMTVELINAIAIEQGMRFAIREGGRTIGAGVVSKIVK; encoded by the coding sequence ATGGCACGCGCAAAGTTTGAGAGAACTAAACCTCACGTCAACATTGGTACAATTGGTCACGTCGATCACGGCAAAACCACGTTAACGGCAGCTATCACCATGACCCTAGCAGCTTTGGGTCAGGCAAAAGCTAGAAAATACGACGATATTGATGCAGCTCCAGAAGAAAAAGCACGGGGGATCACCATCAATACCGCTCACGTAGAGTACGAAACTGAAAACCGCCACTACGCTCACGTAGACTGCCCAGGACATGCTGACTACGTGAAGAACATGATCACGGGTGCGGCGCAAATGGACGGCGCGATCCTGGTAGTATCTGCGGCAGACGGTCCTATGCCCCAGACTCGCGAACACATTCTGTTAGCCAAACAGGTGGGAGTTCCCAACATCGTCGTTTTCCTGAATAAGGTAGACATGGTAGACGATGAAGAATTGTTGGAACTCGTAGAACTGGAAGTGCGCGAACTTTTGAGTTCCTATGACTTCCCTGGCGATGATATTCCCATCGTCAAAGGCAGTGGGTTGCAAGCACTGGAAACAATGATTAAAGCTCCTACAACTGCGCGGGGTGACAATGAGTGGGTTGATAAAATCTACGAATTGATGGATGCCGTAGATAGCTACATTCCTACTCCAGAACGGGATGTTGATAAGCCTTTCTTGATGGCAGTAGAAGACGTATTTTCGATCTCCGGTCGCGGTACGGTTGCAACTGGTAGAATCGAGCGCGGTAAAGTCAAAGTTGGCGAAACCGTAGAATTAGTCGGGATCAGAGGCACTCGTAGCACCACCGTTACTGGTGTAGAAATGTTCCAGAAAACCTTGGATGAAGGTATGGCTGGAGACAACGTAGGCGTACTACTACGGGGTTTGAAGAAGGAAGATATCGAGCGGGGTATGGTAATTGCCAAGCCTGGTAGTATTACACCTCATACCCAATTTGAGTCTGAGGTATACGTGCTGACAGATAAAGAAGGTGGTCGTAAGACACCTTTCTTCGCTGGCTATCGTCCCCAGTTCTACGTACGGACAACTGACGTAACTGGCACAATTACCGCATTTACTGCTGACGATGGTAGTGCTGCTGAGATGGTGATGCCTGGCGATCGCGTCAAAATGACCGTAGAATTGATCAACGCGATCGCGATCGAACAAGGAATGCGCTTTGCAATTCGCGAAGGCGGTCGTACTATTGGTGCTGGTGTTGTTTCTAAAATTGTGAAGTAG
- the fusA gene encoding elongation factor G, with product MARTVPLEKIRNIGIAAHIDAGKTTTTERILFYSGMIHKIGEVHEGTAVTDWMAQERERGITITAAAITTNWRDHQINIIDTPGHVDFTIEVERSMRVLDGVITVLCSVGGVQPQTETVWRQADRYKVPRIIFVNKMDRTGADFYRVYNQVRDRLRTNAVPIQLPIGSETDFKGLIDLVKMCAYIYGNDQGTDIQEVEIPADLQELAQEYRTKLVEAVAETDEALLEKYLEGEELNEAEIRKGLRQGTIAGTIVPVLCGSAFKNKGVQRLLDGVVDYLPAPTEVPPIQGTTVNGETVERFADDNAPLSALAFKIMADPYGRLTFVRVYSGVLKKGSYVLNATKNKKERISRLVVLRADDRIDVEELRAGDLGAALGLKDTLTGDTLCDDSAPVILESLFIPEPVISVAVEPKTKQDMDKLSKALQSLSEEDPTFRVSVDPETNQTVIAGMGELHLEILVDRMLREFKVEANVGAPQVAYRETIRKHVTKIEGKFIRQSGGKGQYGHVVVDLEPGEPGSGFEFVSKIVGGSVPKEYIGPVEQGMKETCESGVLAGYPLIDVKATLTDGSYHEVDSSEMAFKIAGSMAMKAAVAKASPVLLEPMMKVEVEVPENFLGDVMGDLNSRRGQIEGMGSDQGLSKVTAKVPLAEMFGYATDIRSKTQGRGIFSMEFSHYEEVPRNVAEAIIAKSKGT from the coding sequence GTGGCACGTACCGTTCCGCTGGAAAAAATCCGCAATATTGGAATTGCGGCTCACATTGATGCGGGCAAGACAACAACGACAGAACGAATTCTGTTCTATTCTGGAATGATCCATAAGATCGGTGAAGTCCACGAAGGAACAGCGGTAACTGACTGGATGGCTCAAGAGCGGGAGCGTGGCATTACAATTACTGCTGCTGCGATCACCACCAACTGGAGAGACCATCAAATTAATATCATCGACACTCCTGGTCACGTAGACTTCACGATTGAAGTGGAACGTTCCATGCGGGTATTAGATGGCGTAATCACAGTCTTATGCTCCGTAGGTGGCGTACAGCCTCAAACAGAGACAGTTTGGCGACAAGCAGATCGGTATAAGGTGCCACGCATCATCTTTGTCAATAAGATGGATCGGACTGGAGCAGATTTTTACCGAGTATACAATCAGGTGCGCGATCGCCTCCGCACCAACGCAGTACCGATTCAGCTACCCATTGGTAGTGAAACAGACTTCAAAGGTCTGATCGATCTAGTCAAGATGTGCGCTTACATCTACGGCAACGATCAAGGTACGGATATTCAAGAAGTAGAGATTCCTGCCGATCTGCAAGAGCTAGCACAAGAGTATCGCACGAAGCTAGTTGAAGCAGTAGCAGAAACCGATGAAGCCTTACTAGAGAAGTATCTAGAAGGTGAAGAACTGAATGAAGCTGAAATCCGTAAAGGGCTGCGACAAGGCACAATTGCGGGTACGATTGTCCCCGTGTTATGCGGTTCTGCCTTCAAAAATAAAGGCGTGCAGCGCTTGCTAGACGGTGTTGTAGATTACCTGCCAGCACCTACAGAAGTTCCGCCAATTCAGGGAACAACCGTCAATGGCGAGACAGTCGAGCGCTTTGCTGACGACAATGCACCGCTGTCAGCACTCGCTTTCAAAATCATGGCTGACCCATACGGGCGCTTGACTTTCGTGCGCGTCTATTCTGGCGTGCTGAAAAAAGGTAGCTACGTCCTCAACGCTACTAAGAACAAGAAAGAGCGAATTTCTCGCTTAGTAGTATTGCGAGCAGATGACAGGATCGATGTTGAAGAATTGCGTGCAGGCGACTTGGGTGCGGCATTAGGATTAAAAGACACTTTGACAGGCGATACTTTGTGTGACGACAGTGCGCCAGTCATTTTGGAATCTCTGTTTATCCCAGAGCCAGTCATCTCGGTAGCAGTAGAGCCAAAGACCAAGCAAGACATGGACAAATTGTCCAAAGCGCTGCAATCCCTTTCTGAAGAAGATCCTACTTTCAGGGTTAGTGTCGATCCCGAAACGAACCAAACCGTAATTGCTGGGATGGGCGAACTCCACCTAGAAATTCTGGTAGACCGGATGCTCCGCGAATTTAAAGTGGAAGCAAACGTGGGAGCGCCACAAGTAGCTTACCGCGAAACCATTCGCAAGCACGTTACGAAAATAGAAGGGAAATTCATTCGTCAGAGTGGTGGTAAAGGTCAGTACGGTCACGTTGTCGTTGACCTAGAACCAGGCGAACCAGGCAGTGGGTTTGAATTTGTCTCTAAGATAGTTGGTGGTTCTGTACCTAAAGAGTACATTGGACCTGTAGAACAGGGGATGAAGGAAACTTGCGAATCTGGCGTACTAGCTGGGTATCCGCTGATTGATGTCAAAGCGACATTGACCGATGGCTCTTACCACGAAGTAGATTCGTCGGAAATGGCTTTCAAAATTGCTGGCTCAATGGCAATGAAAGCAGCAGTAGCAAAAGCATCGCCAGTGCTACTGGAGCCAATGATGAAAGTCGAAGTTGAAGTCCCCGAAAACTTCCTGGGGGATGTGATGGGCGACCTTAACTCTCGTCGCGGTCAAATCGAAGGCATGGGATCGGATCAAGGCTTATCCAAGGTAACTGCTAAGGTTCCGCTGGCAGAAATGTTTGGTTATGCTACAGATATCCGCTCGAAGACCCAAGGTCGGGGTATCTTTTCAATGGAGTTTAGCCATTACGAAGAAGTACCTCGCAACGTAGCTGAAGCAATCATTGCTAAAAGCAAAGGGACATAA
- the rpsG gene encoding 30S ribosomal protein S7, protein MSRRAVAQKRPIPSDSVYNSRLISMMMRRVMRSGKKSLAARIIYDAMKTIEERTGNDPLETFEKAVRNATPLVEVKARRVGGATYQVPMEVRPERGTALALRWLIQFSRQRSGRSMSMKLANELMDAANETGSSIRKREETHRMADANKAFAHYRY, encoded by the coding sequence ATGTCCCGTCGTGCTGTAGCGCAAAAGCGCCCCATCCCTTCCGATTCCGTATACAACAGTCGCCTGATTAGTATGATGATGCGCCGCGTCATGCGCAGTGGCAAGAAATCGCTGGCAGCAAGAATCATTTATGATGCGATGAAAACAATCGAAGAGCGTACTGGCAACGATCCGCTGGAAACTTTCGAGAAAGCCGTGCGGAATGCTACACCTTTAGTAGAAGTCAAAGCTCGTCGGGTGGGAGGAGCAACCTACCAAGTACCGATGGAAGTCAGACCAGAACGGGGAACGGCACTGGCATTACGCTGGTTGATCCAATTTTCTAGACAGCGTTCCGGTCGTTCTATGTCTATGAAGTTGGCGAACGAATTGATGGATGCTGCTAATGAGACGGGTAGTTCGATCCGCAAACGGGAAGAGACTCACCGGATGGCTGATGCCAACAAAGCCTTTGCTCACTACCGCTACTAA
- the rpsL gene encoding 30S ribosomal protein S12: protein MPTIQQLIRNERQVAKKKTKSPALKQCPQRRGVCTRVYTTTPKKPNSALRKVARVRLTSGFEVTAYIPGIGHNLQEHSVVMIRGGRVKDLPGVRYHIIRGTLDTAGVKDRKQGRSKYGTKRPKQ from the coding sequence ATGCCAACCATACAGCAGCTCATTCGTAACGAACGTCAAGTAGCGAAAAAGAAAACAAAATCCCCTGCTCTGAAACAATGTCCGCAACGTCGGGGCGTTTGTACAAGAGTATATACAACCACACCGAAAAAGCCCAATTCAGCTCTACGAAAAGTTGCTAGGGTTCGCCTAACTTCTGGTTTTGAGGTTACGGCATATATTCCCGGTATCGGACATAACCTGCAAGAACACTCCGTCGTCATGATTCGTGGTGGTAGGGTAAAAGATCTACCAGGCGTGCGGTATCACATCATTCGCGGTACTTTGGACACCGCTGGAGTAAAAGACCGCAAACAAGGACGCTCGAAGTACGGAACTAAGAGACCAAAGCAGTAA
- a CDS encoding HesB/IscA family protein — protein sequence MIQISPSAAKEIQRLRSKQSNPDAFFRLCVQAGGCSGLFYDLKFDEATEQSDCLLDCNGIVVAIDADSLNYIQNLKLDYSEDLMGGGFRFSNPQAIATCGCGNSFALE from the coding sequence ATGATTCAAATTAGTCCCTCTGCTGCTAAAGAAATTCAACGACTTCGATCTAAACAGAGCAACCCCGACGCTTTCTTTCGTTTGTGCGTGCAAGCTGGGGGTTGCTCTGGTTTGTTTTACGATTTGAAATTTGACGAGGCAACAGAGCAGAGCGATTGCCTTCTAGACTGCAACGGTATTGTTGTAGCGATCGATGCCGACAGCTTAAACTACATTCAAAATTTAAAACTCGATTATTCCGAAGATTTAATGGGTGGAGGATTTCGCTTCTCTAATCCTCAAGCGATCGCCACTTGTGGTTGTGGTAACTCTTTTGCTCTGGAATGA
- a CDS encoding phosphomannose isomerase type II C-terminal cupin domain yields MVQTQETSQAHAPTLPIPTAVAPKSVAATELRPWGSFTVLEEGRGYKIKRIEVKPGHRLSLQMHHHRSEHWIVVSGTAKVVCGDREIMLCNNQSTYVPQCTSHRLENPGAIPLILIEVQNGEYLGEDDIVRFQDDYSRG; encoded by the coding sequence ATGGTTCAAACTCAAGAAACTTCCCAGGCTCACGCGCCTACTCTACCGATTCCTACCGCAGTTGCTCCTAAAAGCGTCGCCGCTACGGAATTACGTCCTTGGGGTTCTTTTACGGTATTAGAAGAAGGGCGCGGATACAAAATTAAGCGAATTGAAGTTAAACCAGGGCATCGCCTCAGCCTGCAAATGCATCACCACCGCAGCGAACACTGGATTGTTGTTTCTGGTACTGCCAAGGTTGTGTGTGGCGATCGCGAAATTATGCTTTGTAACAACCAATCTACCTACGTACCTCAGTGTACCTCCCATCGTTTAGAAAATCCCGGCGCAATCCCCCTGATACTCATTGAAGTACAAAACGGAGAATACTTGGGCGAAGACGATATCGTCCGATTTCAAGATGACTATTCTAGGGGCTAG